The following proteins are co-located in the Deltaproteobacteria bacterium genome:
- the hisA gene encoding 1-(5-phosphoribosyl)-5-[(5-phosphoribosylamino)methylideneamino]imidazole-4-carboxamide isomerase gives MTRFELIPAIDLLGGKCVRLTQGDYAAATEYDADPGAVAARFAAHRIQRLHVVDLDGAKRGEPVNTHAVRAILAATRGIPLELGGGIRTLAGVETWLGLGVERAILGTAALRDPALVRDAAKRFPGRVGVGIDARGGKVAVQGWLETSETDALTLARQFEDAGVAAIVYTDIARDGTGTGVNLAETVALARAISIPVIASGGVGSLDDVRAARASGVAGLIVGRALYTGAVDLAAAMEIACS, from the coding sequence ATGACGCGCTTCGAGCTGATCCCCGCGATCGACTTGTTAGGCGGGAAGTGCGTGCGCCTCACGCAGGGCGACTACGCCGCGGCGACCGAGTACGACGCGGATCCGGGCGCAGTCGCCGCGCGCTTCGCGGCGCATCGCATTCAGCGCCTGCACGTCGTCGACCTCGACGGCGCGAAGCGCGGCGAGCCCGTGAACACGCACGCGGTGCGCGCGATTCTCGCCGCGACGCGCGGCATTCCACTCGAGCTTGGCGGCGGCATTCGCACGCTCGCGGGCGTCGAGACCTGGCTCGGCCTCGGCGTCGAGCGCGCGATCCTCGGCACCGCTGCGCTGCGCGATCCCGCGCTCGTGCGCGATGCCGCGAAGCGCTTCCCGGGGCGCGTGGGCGTCGGCATCGACGCGCGCGGCGGCAAGGTCGCCGTGCAGGGCTGGCTCGAGACGAGCGAGACCGATGCCCTGACGCTTGCGCGCCAGTTCGAGGACGCCGGCGTCGCGGCGATCGTCTACACCGACATCGCGCGCGACGGCACCGGCACGGGCGTGAACCTCGCGGAGACCGTCGCGCTCGCGCGCGCGATCTCGATCCCGGTGATCGCGTCGGGCGGCGTCGGCTCCCTCGACGACGTGCGGGCCGCGCGCGCGAGTGGCGTCGCGGGCCTGATCGTTGGGCGCGCGCTCTACACCGGCGCAGTCGACCTCGCGGCCGCGATGGAGATCGCATGCTCCTGA
- a CDS encoding 30S ribosomal protein S21: MPIVKVRDNEPFEVAMKRFKKTVEKAGVLTELRRREYFDKPSVRRKKKEAAARKRALKKAKRMAR; this comes from the coding sequence ATGCCCATCGTCAAAGTTCGCGACAACGAGCCGTTCGAAGTCGCGATGAAGCGTTTCAAGAAGACCGTGGAGAAGGCGGGCGTGCTCACCGAGCTGCGCCGCCGCGAGTACTTCGACAAGCCGAGCGTGCGCCGCAAGAAGAAGGAAGCCGCGGCACGCAAGCGAGCGCTGAAGAAGGCAAAGCGGATGGCGCGCTAG
- the hisF gene encoding imidazole glycerol phosphate synthase subunit HisF, producing the protein MLLKRIIPCLDVDRGRVVKGVQYVDHVDAGDPVEVARLYDEQEADEITFLDISASHEGRRTLFDVVARTAETVFMPLCVGGGVRSVQDIRDLLNAGADKTSINSAALDNPDLVAEAALKIGSANLVVAIDAKRITDPEAFAARAAERARTHGDRTTAQPRFEAFTHGGRRATGVDAVAWARRMAALGGGEILLTSMDRDGTKAGYDLELTRAVADAVPIPVIASGGGGTPESLAAALSDRPDGGHAQAALAASIFHFKEQTVGSVKRRLLDLGIPVRAPSTGSEGG; encoded by the coding sequence ATGCTCCTGAAGCGCATCATTCCCTGCCTCGACGTCGATCGCGGGCGCGTGGTGAAGGGCGTGCAGTACGTCGACCACGTCGACGCGGGCGACCCGGTCGAAGTGGCTCGGCTCTACGACGAGCAGGAAGCGGACGAGATCACGTTCCTCGACATCAGCGCGAGCCACGAGGGGCGGCGCACGCTGTTCGACGTGGTGGCGCGCACGGCCGAGACGGTGTTCATGCCGCTGTGCGTCGGGGGCGGCGTGCGCTCGGTGCAAGACATCCGCGACCTGCTGAACGCCGGCGCGGACAAGACCTCGATCAATTCGGCGGCACTCGACAATCCTGATCTCGTCGCCGAGGCGGCGCTGAAGATCGGCAGCGCGAACCTCGTGGTGGCGATCGACGCGAAGCGCATCACCGACCCCGAGGCGTTCGCGGCGCGCGCGGCCGAGCGCGCGAGAACGCACGGCGACCGCACGACCGCGCAGCCTCGCTTCGAGGCGTTCACGCACGGCGGGCGTCGCGCGACGGGCGTCGACGCGGTGGCGTGGGCGCGGCGCATGGCCGCACTGGGCGGCGGCGAGATCCTGCTGACGAGCATGGACCGCGACGGCACCAAGGCCGGCTACGACCTCGAGTTGACGCGCGCGGTGGCGGACGCGGTGCCGATCCCGGTGATCGCGTCGGGCGGCGGCGGCACCCCCGAATCGCTCGCAGCCGCGCTGAGCGACCGCCCTGACGGCGGCCACGCCCAGGCGGCGCTCGCCGCTTCGATCTTCCATTTCAAGGAGCAGACCGTCGGCTCGGTGAAGCGCCGGCTGCTCGACCTCGGGATTCCGGTGCGGGCGCCTTCGACCGGAAGCGAAGGCGGCTGA
- a CDS encoding DNA cytosine methyltransferase, giving the protein MVKFRQAFVRATAKRAATRPTSIDLFAGAGGATTGLKRAGYDVLAAVELDGDAARSFSANHPEVRVFVQDIRRVQIEALLDELRLRSGELSLLKACPPCQGFSSLGTRDSADARNDLVLEVWRFIRGLRPRVFVVENVVGLLRDQRLADVLRKARALGYGVREYVINANDFGVPQKRRRLVILGVRGIPRASLPTSLVAAAAGLRVDEGAKTVRGAFALLPLASQSDAAARFRTPAANTLARISRIPVGGNRFDLPDEFVLACHERLGRRTATSAYGRMKWDAPAPTLTSRCTTPACGTFVHPEQHRGISLREAALLQSFPPDYKFVGSHGSIERQIGNALPVRLAESLGRIASTLLPKE; this is encoded by the coding sequence ATGGTCAAGTTCCGGCAGGCGTTCGTACGAGCAACAGCAAAGCGCGCGGCCACCCGACCCACCTCGATCGATCTGTTCGCGGGTGCCGGGGGTGCGACAACCGGGCTCAAGCGTGCTGGGTATGACGTGCTCGCGGCAGTTGAACTCGATGGTGACGCCGCGAGGTCATTCTCAGCCAACCACCCGGAGGTACGAGTTTTCGTCCAGGACATTCGAAGAGTCCAGATCGAAGCACTTCTTGACGAACTCCGATTGCGAAGCGGCGAGCTCTCGCTGCTGAAGGCGTGCCCACCCTGCCAAGGCTTCTCGTCGTTGGGCACTCGCGACTCCGCCGACGCTCGGAATGATCTCGTTCTTGAAGTCTGGCGCTTCATTCGCGGCCTGAGGCCAAGGGTCTTCGTCGTTGAGAACGTTGTGGGCCTGCTGCGAGACCAGCGACTCGCGGACGTTCTGCGGAAGGCCCGCGCCCTGGGCTACGGCGTGCGGGAGTATGTCATCAATGCGAACGACTTCGGTGTCCCCCAAAAGCGCCGTCGGCTGGTGATCCTCGGAGTCCGCGGTATTCCAAGGGCATCGCTTCCGACTTCGCTTGTCGCCGCAGCGGCAGGGCTCCGCGTCGATGAGGGTGCAAAGACCGTACGAGGGGCGTTCGCTCTCTTGCCTCTCGCTTCGCAAAGTGACGCCGCAGCGCGGTTTCGGACCCCAGCCGCGAACACGCTCGCTCGGATTTCACGCATTCCCGTCGGCGGAAATCGGTTCGATCTACCAGATGAGTTCGTCCTTGCCTGCCATGAGCGCCTTGGGCGCCGCACCGCCACTAGTGCATACGGACGCATGAAGTGGGACGCGCCAGCCCCAACCTTGACTAGCCGATGTACGACACCGGCGTGCGGGACCTTTGTCCATCCGGAACAGCACAGGGGTATCAGTCTGCGCGAAGCCGCTCTCCTGCAATCGTTTCCGCCTGACTACAAGTTTGTGGGCTCGCACGGGTCGATCGAGCGGCAAATCGGGAATGCACTGCCAGTGCGCTTGGCCGAGAGTCTCGGCCGGATAGCGTCCACACTTCTTCCGAAGGAGTAA
- the hisH gene encoding imidazole glycerol phosphate synthase subunit HisH, whose translation MPTSPRIAVVDYGAGNLRSVAKALERSALAVEVTSDAAALAHYDAIVLPGVGAFADAMASLRAKGIGDAVAAAIARGTPYLGLCLGLQLLFESSDEHGMTAGLGVLRGRVERFPANHALHVPHIGWNQVRWCGTHPVVAKLPRADAYYYVHSYRVVGADAANVAGVTDYGGEFTCAVARGNVFAVQFHPEKSQGAGKRVLDAFAAWVRG comes from the coding sequence ATGCCCACCTCCCCCCGCATCGCCGTCGTCGACTACGGCGCCGGCAATCTGCGCAGCGTCGCGAAGGCGCTGGAGCGCTCGGCGCTTGCGGTGGAGGTGACTTCCGACGCGGCGGCGCTCGCGCACTACGACGCGATCGTGCTGCCGGGCGTGGGCGCGTTCGCGGATGCGATGGCGAGCCTGCGCGCCAAGGGGATCGGCGACGCGGTCGCGGCGGCGATCGCGCGCGGCACGCCGTATCTCGGGCTGTGCCTCGGCCTCCAGTTGTTGTTCGAGTCGAGCGACGAGCACGGCATGACTGCGGGCCTCGGCGTGCTGCGCGGGCGCGTCGAGCGCTTTCCGGCGAATCACGCGCTGCACGTGCCGCACATCGGGTGGAACCAGGTGCGCTGGTGCGGCACGCATCCCGTAGTGGCGAAGCTGCCGCGCGCGGACGCGTACTACTACGTGCACTCGTATCGCGTAGTGGGCGCGGACGCGGCGAACGTGGCGGGCGTGACCGACTACGGCGGCGAGTTCACCTGCGCGGTCGCGCGCGGCAACGTGTTCGCGGTGCAGTTCCATCCCGAGAAGAGCCAAGGCGCGGGGAAGCGCGTGCTCGACGCGTTCGCGGCGTGGGTGCGCGGATGA
- a CDS encoding ATP-binding protein: protein MDPLVLKFGGSLVEQLGAQLYPSVTATVAELISNAWDADATKVWVEIPLTEEWSPGSQIVVTDNGHGMTRDEAQDAYLVVGRKRRLVSGVKSRGGRLVHGRKGIGKLAAFGTARILECSTLSCNSVTHFRLDYDAIRKLTPDKDYVVEASSSDDPVTDPITGKPLAHGTRIRLSGLKHRRSISGDQFLSSMTRRFAIDANAMSVLINGSELLRAYPKTAQGVND from the coding sequence GTGGACCCTTTGGTGCTGAAGTTCGGCGGGTCCCTAGTTGAGCAACTAGGAGCGCAACTTTATCCGAGCGTGACTGCCACGGTGGCGGAACTCATCTCGAACGCCTGGGACGCAGACGCCACGAAGGTCTGGGTCGAGATTCCACTCACGGAAGAGTGGTCGCCCGGGAGCCAGATCGTTGTAACGGACAACGGTCACGGGATGACACGGGACGAAGCGCAAGACGCCTATTTGGTCGTCGGCAGGAAGCGTCGCCTCGTCTCCGGTGTGAAATCCCGCGGTGGACGGCTCGTTCACGGGCGCAAGGGAATCGGGAAACTCGCGGCGTTCGGGACGGCGAGAATTCTCGAGTGCTCGACGTTGAGCTGCAACTCTGTGACTCACTTCCGCCTCGACTACGACGCGATCAGAAAGCTGACGCCCGACAAGGATTACGTCGTCGAGGCTTCTAGTTCGGACGATCCGGTCACGGATCCGATCACCGGGAAACCGCTCGCTCACGGGACGCGGATAAGGCTCTCCGGCCTAAAGCATCGACGGAGCATCTCGGGAGACCAATTCCTGTCTTCCATGACGCGTCGTTTCGCAATCGACGCGAACGCGATGAGTGTTCTCATCAATGGCAGCGAACTCCTTAGAGCCTATCCGAAAACCGCCCAGGGTGTTAATGATTGA